The proteins below are encoded in one region of candidate division WOR-3 bacterium:
- a CDS encoding tetratricopeptide repeat protein codes for MRAKSVDRRPAADNRKSPVPGRQAPDRLWFLIITGAAFLLRLIHILQVRQNDPLFLSPQMDALYHHEWALAVAAGKQFIADAYFRAPLYPYFLGLLYKILGANLLAVRIVQALIGSAGCGLVYLLAGQLLKPQASSPKPQASPKSGLHPSSLIPHPSGAVPVVAGLVMAVYPLAIWYDSELMLEGMLTFVVLLGFVLLLRSRDADRQWWLPGLVFGLAAIIRPNLLAFIAVLPVWLFLEGKGFKGPRVQGFEGSAGTPGPLNPRTLRCVLLVWGAAALVILPVTIRNYIVSRQFVPIAWQAGTNFVIGNNPNSDGVSAIVPGTRGSWWGGYDDVKRLAEEALGRQLKGAEIDRYWMAKGFEFWRQQPGKALGLLLRKTFLWFAGFEVGNETDLYAVKRYSFINYLFFNSRFLKFPFGILLPLALAGVWLMRREWRRFLPLYLFFGAYSLSFIFFFVTSRYRTPMVPLVAILAAAGITGLIRPIRGRGIAAIIAVVGFLLLNANVGVAGRVSSPDQSHFATALGLHQQKRDDEALRELRIALRYDSATNVLSFEATLLQRMGDVTGAERSARAATRLYPNDADAWGTLGYVFATTNRLDSAVRYYDVALQVNPYSLQAWVSRGNVALNTRKFAEARHYYEGALKVRPTHAEAIFYLGMCDYYEGRKAEAQARWQQALRLDPALARAKQALDQLK; via the coding sequence ATGCGCGCCAAAAGCGTTGACCGTAGACCGGCGGCCGACAACCGCAAGTCGCCGGTCCCCGGTCGCCAGGCTCCCGACCGGCTTTGGTTCTTGATCATCACCGGGGCCGCGTTCCTCCTGCGGCTGATTCACATCCTGCAGGTGCGGCAGAACGACCCGCTGTTCCTGTCGCCCCAGATGGATGCTCTCTACCACCACGAGTGGGCTCTTGCCGTCGCCGCCGGCAAGCAGTTCATCGCCGACGCCTACTTCCGTGCGCCCCTGTATCCCTACTTCCTGGGTCTGCTGTACAAGATCCTCGGCGCGAATCTGCTGGCAGTCAGGATAGTACAGGCGCTCATCGGCAGCGCCGGGTGCGGCCTGGTCTACCTGCTCGCGGGGCAACTCCTGAAGCCGCAAGCATCAAGCCCCAAGCCGCAAGCAAGTCCGAAGTCCGGTCTTCATCCTTCATCCTTAATCCCTCATCCCTCCGGGGCGGTTCCCGTCGTCGCCGGTCTGGTGATGGCCGTCTACCCGCTTGCCATCTGGTACGACTCCGAACTGATGCTTGAGGGGATGTTGACCTTTGTGGTTCTGCTGGGCTTCGTGCTGCTCCTGCGGAGCCGGGATGCGGACCGGCAGTGGTGGCTGCCCGGGCTGGTATTCGGCCTGGCTGCCATAATCCGGCCCAACCTGCTCGCGTTTATCGCGGTGCTGCCGGTTTGGCTGTTCCTCGAAGGAAAGGGGTTCAAGGGTCCACGGGTTCAAGGGTTCGAGGGTTCGGCCGGAACCCCAGGACCCCTGAACCCCAGAACCCTCCGGTGTGTCCTGCTGGTCTGGGGCGCGGCGGCGCTCGTCATCCTTCCGGTCACGATCCGCAACTACATAGTGAGCCGGCAATTCGTGCCGATTGCCTGGCAGGCGGGCACTAACTTCGTCATCGGCAACAACCCCAATTCGGACGGAGTGAGCGCGATCGTGCCCGGCACGCGCGGGAGTTGGTGGGGCGGCTACGACGATGTGAAGCGGCTGGCAGAAGAGGCCCTGGGCCGGCAGTTGAAGGGCGCGGAGATCGACCGCTACTGGATGGCCAAGGGATTTGAGTTCTGGCGTCAGCAGCCGGGCAAGGCACTCGGCCTGCTCTTGCGCAAGACCTTCCTCTGGTTCGCCGGCTTCGAGGTCGGCAATGAGACTGACTTGTACGCAGTCAAGCGCTACTCGTTCATCAACTACCTCTTCTTCAACTCCCGTTTCCTGAAGTTCCCGTTCGGCATCCTCCTGCCCCTGGCGCTGGCCGGCGTGTGGTTGATGCGCCGGGAGTGGCGCCGGTTCCTGCCGCTGTACCTCTTCTTCGGAGCCTACTCACTGTCGTTCATTTTCTTCTTTGTCACCAGCCGCTACCGTACGCCGATGGTGCCGCTGGTGGCGATACTGGCGGCAGCCGGGATCACGGGCCTGATCAGGCCCATTCGGGGCCGGGGAATAGCCGCCATCATTGCCGTCGTCGGGTTCCTCCTGCTCAACGCCAACGTCGGCGTGGCCGGCCGCGTATCCAGCCCGGACCAGAGCCACTTCGCCACGGCGCTCGGCCTGCACCAGCAGAAGCGAGACGATGAGGCGCTCCGAGAGCTGCGGATCGCCCTGCGGTACGACTCCGCCACCAACGTGCTCTCATTCGAGGCGACGCTGCTGCAGAGAATGGGCGACGTGACCGGGGCCGAACGTTCGGCCCGGGCGGCGACGCGGCTGTACCCGAATGATGCCGATGCCTGGGGAACGCTCGGCTACGTCTTTGCGACGACCAACCGGCTCGACTCGGCCGTGCGCTACTACGACGTCGCACTCCAGGTGAATCCGTACTCGCTGCAGGCCTGGGTCAGCCGCGGCAACGTCGCCCTCAACACGCGGAAGTTCGCCGAGGCTCGTCACTACTACGAAGGCGCGCTCAAGGTGCGGCCGACGCACGCCGAGGCGATCTTCTACCTGGGGATGTGCGACTACTACGAGGGTAGGAAGGCCGAGGCCCAGGCTCGCTGGCAACAGGCGCTCAGACTCGACCCGGCTCTTGCCCGTGCCAAACAGGCGTTGGATCAACTGAAGTAG